From a single Macrobrachium rosenbergii isolate ZJJX-2024 unplaced genomic scaffold, ASM4041242v1 13917, whole genome shotgun sequence genomic region:
- the LOC136838086 gene encoding uncharacterized protein has product MQEESLDIVCKRIRALRSLRQFREEGREVVYVDETWFTTRMSHNKEWVDSTQPCTSATYSRQVPPGEGERFVVVAASTSNGFVNEAFLCYAARNSSGDYHGEMNAQLFLRWLTMQLLPSLEEPSVLVIDNAPYHSQLTEGTHCPNTATKRDDLIRWLERHNIPYPPYAKRPELLSLCKENRPPPQYTVDNTIREWGREVVRLPPAHPELNAIEQVWGVMKRYVRSSLHRFTRADLMAALGEAKLYATKEVWAGAIKRSEAFEREYWLADNVHDIMDPVIITFSSEDEEHDFILDDADL; this is encoded by the coding sequence ATGCAAGAAGAGTCTTTAGATATAGTCTGCAAAAGAATCCGTGCTCTCAGGTCTCTCAGACAGTTCCGCGAAGAAGGAAGGGAGGTGGTATATGTAGACGAAACTTGGTTTACAACAAGGATGAGTCACAACAAAGAGTGGGTGGACTCCACTCAGCCATGCACTAGTGCCACCTATAGCCGTCAGGTACCACCAGGTGAAGGTGAACGTTTTGTCGTGGTAGCAGCCAGTACCAGCAACGGTTTTGTTAATGAGGCCTTTTTATGTTATGCCGCCAGGAACAGCAGTGGAGACTATCATGGTGAAATGAATGCTCAACTGTTCCTCAGATGGCTCACTATGCAATTGCTGCCTTCACTAGAAGAACCATCAGTGCTCGTCATCGATAATGCGCCATACCACAGTCAACTTACAGAGGGGACGCATTGTCCAAATACTGCCACCAAAAGAGATGACCTGATAAGATGGTTAGAGCGGCACAATATCCCTTACCCACCATACGCCAAGCGACCTGAGCTGTTGTCATTATGCAAGGAGAACAGACCACCTCCCCAGTACACTGTTGATAACACCATTCGTGAGTGGGGACGTGAGGTAGTCCGGTTACCACCAGCACATCCAGAGCTTAATGCAATTGAGCAAGTATGGGGTGTCATGAAAAGATATGTACGCTCTTCCCTACACCGCTTTACCCGAGCAGATCTTATGGCGGCGTTAGGGGAGGCAAAATTGTATGCAACAAAAGAAGTGTGGGCTGGTGCCATTAAGCGTTCTGAAGCATTTGAAAGGGAATATTGGTTAGCAGACAATGTCCACGACATCATGGATCCTGTAATCATAACCTTTTCCAGTGAGGATGAAGAGCATGATTTCATTTTAGATGATGCTGATTTGTAA